The following DNA comes from Colius striatus isolate bColStr4 chromosome 21, bColStr4.1.hap1, whole genome shotgun sequence.
TTCAGCAGCAGAATGATGAGgttctttaaatatttccttgtCCTcacatcaccttcctccccatgaTGCACAGTTCCCTCCTTCCAAAGAACCGAtaaaccacatttttaaaagtctttttcatgCATCAACCAAGACCAGAAATTATAAGATTCCAAGACAATCCACAGCTAAAGACAGTCTCTCCATTCTTCCCATTGTCCGTAATGGGCCATCTGCCCACACCATCCGCTGCCAATCAGCGTTAATATTGAGTTGTGAGGCCTGATTCTATAGCTCTTGTTACAATTTGGGCAGAGCAGCATCTGGTGCTAGCGTAATACCAAAAACATAGAAAAGCCCCAAGAGGAGATTGAGTTTGGCTGTCCGCTGAGGAATTTTGTTGAAGTTCTGACTCCGAAACTGCCTTTCCAGTGAAAATGCCATTGGGATGGTGAGTAGTGGCAATGCCATGCTGATGGTATAGCGTGTGGCCAGCACACAGAAAATCAGGTAAGGCAAGAAGAGCAGCACAGTGTAGAGAATATAGGAGAACGCAGGGCCGATGAGGATAGCCAAGGTGACAATACCCGCCTGCCGGTCAGACTCCATGTCTCGAGTGTTGTTGCTGTGCAGGATGGCCTCAGTACTCAGAGCTAGTGGGATAGCGTAGAGCAGTGGCGAGACAGACAGATAACCAACCTGCACAGCATGGGCAAACATGACAGCCAGGGGCCCAAAGGTGATCAGGATCACCACGTCTCCAAGTGCAACATATTTAAATCCAATTCCTGTGGCAAGACACAAGAATAAAATGAAGCATCATCAAACAACTCAAATGACAGAAAAGAATGGATAACATAACAGAGCAGCCCTTTCCATAGAAATACCATAAAACGACCAACACACGTGGCTACAGCCCAGAAACACagtatcactttttttccccaaagataataaatgaaatgcagcttctgtatttctccaaACAATGTAACAGAAACTAAGAGCCAGCTTCACATCTAGAAGCAGTACTCATTTCTGCAGAAATCTATAGAAATAAGTGTGATCATGCATCCTAGAGCCTGATGAAATAGATAAAATGCTCagaacaaaatgcaaaactgGCAAGATTCTTTCAAAGAAGTTAATATTACCATTTTGAAGTTTGACAGTTCAAAACTGAGGCtggagtttttttcctgacCATTACATTTGTACTCATTCAACACAGGATGATGCTAAAAATATCCTCCTAAAAATAATAAGAATTAAGGAGAAATGCAAACTGCTCTACATTCACAAAGAAGTACAACCTAGAGAgtaaacacaaaacattccaaACCAAAGTAACAGATTCCACCAATGGAAAAGAACATATGCAGTGAGCTATATCGCTGAGGGATATGAGACACACATCATAAAAAGTTTCAGCAACAGTTCTGACGAGCATCTAAAGCCATATATGTAAATAACAATGCCAAAACAGTTTTCCAGATAAAAAACTTTGTGTATGTTTTCCCACATCAATCAATGGCAAATAATACAAGTTTCTGTACCAGTACTCCAGGAAATAccaccaaatatttttttatgttggTTAAATAAACAGATCACTTGCATCTGATACAAACCCTCAAGAAGTCAGCTAATTCTGTCACGTTTACATTCAGATTGATAGCAAATGGGTTATAGTGCTTACCTCCAGTATAAAGAAAGGAGCTGGAAAGTCCTCCAAAGTAAATCAGGGCCAGGTGCTCCAGCTTGAGCGTTGAGACAGCATAGAGCCCAGCAGCACAAATACAGCCCACAGTATAAAGGAAGACTCCAAACCGGACTACGTCCTGAGGCTCCAAAATCCGGTCCACCAAAGTCCTGTCATCACTCTTCTTGTGATCAATGCCCTTGGAGAAGTCATAGTAGGTATTCACCAAGTTTCCAGCTCCGTGCACAGCCAGGACGGTCACAGCGCTTCCCACCAACAGCCCTGGGtctagggctccctcagcccGGTACGCCAGAGCACTGCCGAGGGCTACGGGGGTGAGGGAAGCACTGAAACTCCAGGGTCTAAGGGCCAGCACATAGGCCGCACACTTCTGCCTCCAGGTGCTGGGGGGGACCCTTTCAGCGCCCGCCAGCGTGGTGCCGAAGTCGTTCCTCTCGCTCCCTCGGAGGCTCTCGGCGTTAATACTGATCTTCTGCGCCAG
Coding sequences within:
- the UBIAD1 gene encoding ubiA prenyltransferase domain-containing protein 1 isoform X1, with amino-acid sequence MVRVALQMCPATRDHAGTAVVRRSGEESMGPEDLAQKISINAESLRGSERNDFGTTLAGAERVPPSTWRQKCAAYVLALRPWSFSASLTPVALGSALAYRAEGALDPGLLVGSAVTVLAVHGAGNLVNTYYDFSKGIDHKKSDDRTLVDRILEPQDVVRFGVFLYTVGCICAAGLYAVSTLKLEHLALIYFGGLSSSFLYTGGIGFKYVALGDVVILITFGPLAVMFAHAVQVGYLSVSPLLYAIPLALSTEAILHSNNTRDMESDRQAGIVTLAILIGPAFSYILYTVLLFLPYLIFCVLATRYTISMALPLLTIPMAFSLERQFRSQNFNKIPQRTAKLNLLLGLFYVFGITLAPDAALPKL
- the UBIAD1 gene encoding ubiA prenyltransferase domain-containing protein 1 isoform X2, translating into MGPEDLAQKISINAESLRGSERNDFGTTLAGAERVPPSTWRQKCAAYVLALRPWSFSASLTPVALGSALAYRAEGALDPGLLVGSAVTVLAVHGAGNLVNTYYDFSKGIDHKKSDDRTLVDRILEPQDVVRFGVFLYTVGCICAAGLYAVSTLKLEHLALIYFGGLSSSFLYTGGIGFKYVALGDVVILITFGPLAVMFAHAVQVGYLSVSPLLYAIPLALSTEAILHSNNTRDMESDRQAGIVTLAILIGPAFSYILYTVLLFLPYLIFCVLATRYTISMALPLLTIPMAFSLERQFRSQNFNKIPQRTAKLNLLLGLFYVFGITLAPDAALPKL